The genomic region ACAATGGCATTGCTCGTAGTCACGTTCGTTACTATGCCCTGCGCGCCAGTCTGCGTTGTGACCACCATGCCGGTTTGCACGGTCTTGTTGCCGAATTCCGACAACGGCACGCTTATTATAAGGCTGTTGTTAACCGGGCCATAAGCCTCAGAAGGCGGCAGCGTGACTGTTTTGTTCTCTCCTACGCGCATGCCTATGATTGCATTCTGGAATCCAGGTATTACCTCGTTGCTGCCTACCGTAAAGTTGAATGGAGCCTTTCCTACATTCGAGTTAAATACGGTGCCATTGGTAAAGCTGCCAGTATAGTAGACGCTGACAATGTCGCCGCTCTTGACAACTGCAGGGCTACTGCTTGAAGCCGCAGCGTACGCCACTATAGCCAATACCGCCACGACTGCCACGATTATCGCAACATAGGCAGCTTTATGCTGCATCATGCCTGTTTTTTTGCCTTCCATTAAATCACTTCATATATGGCAATCATAATTAAAATGATTTGCTAAACCGTTTGCACCTACTTTTCCATTGCTGCCTGCAGAAGGGCTTTTGTTGCCTCAACCGCGTAAATGTGCTTGCACTTGCCGCCTACGGTGTTTTTCCTGTATTTGAAGTCCCTGCAGGCGCATATGGGCGTTCCGTTATTGAAAATGACTGCGTACCAAAGGTTCCTTTCGGAATGGGAATGCACATGCCACTCCGTCTGGCTTACCTTCTCTATGAACGGCTTCCCTCCAAGTGTTACCAAGAGCTCTATCCCCTGCCCTTTCTGGCCGTAGTGTATTACGAGCTCGCCTCTCTTGACTACAGAACCGCCCCTGAGCTCGCGCTTCAGCTTCTCTATTGCAAGCTGAAAACTTTCGTCGCCAAATTCTTTCATGTACTTGTCAGTCCAATAATTGAGGTCATGCTTCCTGTTTGTCCAGTCAAGCTTCAGTATATAGCCTGCTATGGAAAGCGCAGCCTCCTCGCTGCCGCTTGAGTAAAGCTCTGCAATGGACTTGGCTATTCCATAGGCCATGTCCTTGTTTGTTACGGTATAAAGCTTCCTAAGCAGGTTGCTGCTATTGGCATCACGGCTTTCTTGGGCGCCCTGTTTTTCCGCTTCTTTGATGTTTGCCTTTTTATTTTGCATAGGACCAGTGATACACTCTATTTTATTATATATAAATATTTGCCATGAATCAAAAGCTTTATAATAATAAGGAGATTTTAATCACTAAATGATAGGATGGGTAAAGTTTCTGCCAAAGGCGTACGGGCACAATCCGCAATGGAATATCTGCTAACATACGGATGGGCGATAATACTGATAGTGGTATTCCTGGGCGCAATGTTCTATATTGGCCTATTCAATCCTGGCAGGCTTGTAAGCACAACGTGCTTTGCGAATTCGGGATTCCTCTGCAGTTCACCAAACGCGTATGGCACAACCTTTAGCGCAACAATAGGCCAAGCCACAGGAAACGACTGGAACAACGTCATAGTCTGTTTTGTGCCGAGCAATGTGTCTTACCCCGATTCCTGCAACGCATATCCTTCATACATTGTAGGCACTCTGAAGAGCGGCCAGAGCCACAGGAGCTTACTGACGATAGATTCCCCATCCGGAACAGCATATGGCACGCTTTGGGCAGAATACAGCTTTGGGAGCTACTCCAACCTTATGACCGAAATAGCTACAGTAAGGGTAAAGGGCCTTAGTGCAGTGAGCCCGCCTGCGCCAGCGCCTGTAAACATCACGCTTCAGACAGGCATAATCGCTTATGCTAAAATAGTCGTGGCAAACCTGCAAAATGCCTCTACGCCTGCGCCGTTCCAGCAACTCATACAGCTGCCTGAATCAGCTTACAACAACTATATAGAATACAATCCAGGACAGGCAAATTTTGAATTCTTTTACCCTAACGGGACAATAATACCTGCCTGGATTGAGGGCAACAGTTCAAGCACTTTGATAGTATGGCTTAACCTGAAGCGAGGCATACCTGCGGACAACAGCACATTGTTTTACATAGGCTTTGCCAACAAGACAGCAAACCTGCTGTCAAGCTCTGGAAGCAACGGAATAGGAGAAGCGCCTGAGCTCACTGCGCAGTATGCAGAATACGACGACGGAGCAAGCGTTTTTGATGCATACTTCAACGGGCTTGAAAGCGCATCCAACTTCACTCTCATGCCATATGCAAGCATGAATAGCGTAAACGCATCATATTGCAGCAGCATAGGCACAGCGGAATTTTGCAATAGGATAAAGGCGCTGCAGTTCGAGATCAGCAACACGTCAAAATACTCGTATGACTGGGTATACAAGACCGCAATACCGAACATGAATGGCTACATACTTGAAGCAAATTTTGAATCTGCAGGAAACCCTAATCCTATAGACGTGGCAGGGCTGTCAAGCAGCGATGCAAGCAATTCCACGCAGAGCACCACCATATCACTGGCTACCCAGGAGGACGGGTCACTTTTCAGCATAAACGCCCAAGCTGCAAATAGCATATATTTCGTTGATAAGAACGTAGGGACGTATACTCCTGAATGGCGCTACATGAACCTTACCTATTTTGGGCCTGAGAGCGCAACTGTGGACCAGGGCTATTCTTCCATCAACCTGTATGAAGTAAACTCCTCTGGCGAGTACAGCAGTTCCTATGTGGCACCGCTGATGAAGCCATACGCAAGCGTTTTTGTAGGGACTGACAGTTTTTCCACAGTGCCTGGGGCATCTGTAGAATACAATTGGGTAAGGGTCAGGGCCATGCCTCCGAACCTCGCGATGCCTGCGGTTTTCTTAGGACAAGCTTATGCTTCTTAGCAGGGGCAGGCCGCTTGATTGTCGTAGTCTATAGCAATCTTTAAATAAAACGATCATAGATTGATTGCCTTGTGGTTTTATGGAAAAAAACATCAGAACGGACGATAGCATAAGCAGTGAAATACTCCCGCATATAAATTCACTGCGAAGGGGAAGCAGCAGCATAAGCACCGACGATGCGCGTGTAGCAGAAAAGACAAAGGCAGCCAACAGGGCATGGCAGGAAAAGGAAAAGCACGTTAACGATCTAAAGAATAGTGGCGAGAAAAATGAGGCAGACCGGGTTGACGTGCTTAGCGACCTTATCGCCAGCCTGCTGTGAACTTGCATTACGGCTAGCCAGAGCCTGACGGCTCTGGCATAAAAAGCAGCCTTTGACCTAAGGAACCCGTACTGACACTTAATTGCTTGCAATGTCAGCTATAAGAAAAAAATAAATATATGAACAACGCTCATTACCCCTATTACGTGGCATTTAGAATGAAAGCACAAAAAAATAAATTTACAATAAGCCTAAAGGGCGACGTTGCACACGGACTCAGGGAAATATCCGGCATCGCAGGTGAAAACCCAGTGGAGTTCCTGGGCAAATTGCTGAACGGCGATAAGCGTGTGCTCTCATTCCTGAAAGACATAAACGATCCAAAAACCGCGCTCCTTATACAGAAAATGAGGCCTGACGGGCAGGTGTACATGGATACATCTGGCTTGCTCAGCGACTTTGAAATAAAGAAGGCAGTGGCAGACAAGCAGCCTATGCCTGTAGAACTGCAGATGAAGTTCGCGGTAAGCACTTCGCTTGCGACAAGGATAGCGCTTGCCGAAAATTCGAACCTTGCAGAAAATGTTCAGCTGGCACTAGCATGTGACCAGAGCATTCAGGTCCGTAAAGCGCTTGCAGCAAATGAATGCATAAAGCTCGGGACGCAGAAGCTGTTGCATGCATATGGGATTGAATCTATAGACATTGCCTTGGCAAGCAATCGTAGCCTGCAAAAAGAGATGCAGTTTGAATTTTTAAAATCGGGTTATAAGGTAAGAATGGCACTGTCACAAAATACCGGGCTTGTCGAAGATGTCCAAAGCGCGCTTGCCGAGGATCCTGTAGGCAACGTGCGTTGCGCACTTGCACCAAACGCTGCCTTGACTGAAAAGGTTCAGCTAAAGCTCCTCAATGGCAATGGAATTAAAATCTGGTACTACGACTGGGGAATAAAAACGAGGAGCCACTCTGATGTAATATCCGCCCTGATGAAAAACCCTGGCCTGAAAGAAACACTTCGCATAAGGCTAAGGAATCCCCTAAGGAAATAGCAAGCCAAGCGATAGTTTAATATATTTGGAAATGCGCCTTATATATAGCTGTGGGGGGTGGATTAGGAAGCAGGGTCTAAAGCTGGCTCGGCTGCGTGCTGTCAGTATTGCGGCCGGGTCTTGCTTTATGCTTGCATCGCCAGAATCAGCCGGGCAAATACGCTTATTGGTAACTATTAAATTGTTTAACGCCTAATGGCAATTATGGCCAGCTGGCTGACAAGAGACGTATTGCTAATATCTTTGTCAGCATTCTTTGCAGATGCAGGCTACCAGGCGCTGATAGCCGGGTTTCCGATATTCCTTGTGCTCTATCTTAGGGCCCCAGTATACTACCTAGGAATAGCAATGGCGCTTGCATATGGCATAGGCTCTGTTTTTGCTTATTACGGAGGTAGGCTTGCCGACAGGTACGGCAAGAAGAAAATAGCGATACTCGGCAATATTTTGATACCAGTGCTCTCATTTACCGGATTTGCCTCGTTCGCTGCGGAGGCCGCAGCCATATTCTCCGCGGGCTGGTGGGCGCGCAATTTCAGGACGCCTGCAAGAAGGGCCATGATCGGAGACATATCAAGCAGGCTTGACAAGCCAAAGGTTTACGGATTCCTTAATGCTTTAGACGTCGGCGGCGGCATCGTCGCTGTTTCTTACCTTGCCCTAGGCATATATCTGGGCGTCGCACTTAAGCTGATATTCCTCGCTACGGCCATACCTATACTGATATCATCGCTATGCCTTTTCCTGGTCAGTTACAAGGGCCTTCCATCGCATGGAAAGCGCAGCAAAAAGAGCATGCCTGTAAAATCAGCAGCCAAGGCAGTGCAAGCTAAAGCCGGCCCGTATAAAGGCGTAATACTCGCAACAGCCATATACGGCCTGAGCTTTTACAGCATGAGCTTTCCCGTTCTCACAATAGCCCAGCAGTCTACAGATTTATATGGAGCGCTGTCGTATGCAGTATTCCTTCTGGTGTCTGCGGCATTCGGTTATGTGGCTGGCGTCTTTACAAGAAGGGTTGTAAGGAATCTTGCAGTATTCGGCTATTTTCTTGCAGGCATAGGGTCGCTAATAATAGGCTTGTCATTCCATTTCGGCCTCGGTGCCGTTGCATCGTATGCTGGAATATTCGTGATAGGGATAGCAGTAGGCACTATAGAGACATTGGAGCCCACAATAGTAGCGCTTGCAAAAACAGCTGCCAGTTCAGGAAGCGGAATGGGCGCATTGACTTCGTCACGCAGCATAGGCCTTTTCATTGCCAACCTGGCATTGGGTTTCTTCTACGTCTTAGGGCCGCTGTATGCATACGGTTTTGCGGCATTCATGGCCATGCTTGCAGGTATAGTCCTTCTGGCCTTTGGCTTTAAGTCGAAAATCTGATTGGCGTGCTGCATTGCGCGTCAGCCGCCGCCGCTCCTATACTTTTTCACAAGCCACTTGCAAGCGTAGTAATAAACCGCTACGGTAAAAGCTTCGATTACTACCACAAGAACAATTGATATGGGGCTTATCTTACCGAAAACCAATGCCGAAGGGTAGAATGCCGCAAGGCCTACTGGCAATCCGACAGTGAAAAGCAGGATGCCAGGCAGCCCATATATCGTCAGCGGATACTGGGCAGCCCTGGAAGCTATATTTGCTACCCACTGCATGTACCCTGCGCTGTTGAAAAGGGTATAAGATATGAGGGTAATCATAAGGAGGAACATAGTCAGCGAAACGACCCCTAGCGCAAATATTATGATTATCCCCAAAATTCCAATGGCGCTTACGCCAGCCATGTAGGCAGCATATCCGAAGACCAGCGCTCCGCTTATCACGCTGCCTATGGAAGTCTTGGTCCCGTAAAGCGATAGCATCGTAAAGACAGGATTGTAAGGTTTGAGTATGTGCTGGTCAAACTGTCCGTTGCGCATTGTCTTTGCCAGCCTTTGTGGCGATATGTTGTAAAGCACCATTCCTATCATCATGTTGGCAAGCGAGCTCACAACGAGCATTTGGTAATAGCTCCATCCTGCCACTCCGCTTGAGACGTCGTATATTATGGTTATTGTTACTACGCTGGCTACAGTGCTAAGCATGAAAACAAATATCCAAACGGCGAACTGCGTCCTGTAAATTGCTATGTCCTTCCAAAGTATCTTCTGAGATGCATAGTACATCTTCAGGTTCCTGGATACGCTTTCAAGCATTCAAACACCTACTGCGTTTATGTCCCTGCTTACACGCCTCCATATGACAACCGCGACTACAAAGAGTACCAATGCCCAGATGGCTCCTTCTGCCACGAGCCCAGGCAGCTGCGCCGCGGTGATGATCCCTGTGAATGTCCCACCCGGGACATAGTAAAGGAACGGAAATGGTGTGAGCATCAGTATCCCGTAAAATAGCTTCGGATAGAGCAGCAGTGGCATGATTCCACCACCCAGCAGCGAAAACATCCACGTAACTCCGCTTAATATGCCATATATGTCGGTCAGGTAAATCGAGAGCGAGCCTATTATGAAGCCTATGAAGTTTATTATCAGGTAGGCAAGCATCATTTCTATTGCGAGCATCAAGACCTGCATTGCAGTAAGGTGCAGCCCTGCGATTATGTAAATTATTATGAATATGGGAAGCGTTCCGGCCAGTGAGAATATAAGGTTTTCCGGTATCTCCCTTATGAAGGCTGCATATGGGTATTTTATCGGCCGTATCAGCGAGCTTGCTATCTCGCCGCTGCGCATGTCAGATTCCAGGACGTTGGCTACTCCGGGCCATGAGAGGAACCCTATGCTGCCTATCGCAAAAAGGTAAACCGTCATGCTGCTTATTGTTATTCCGTTTATGCTTGTGAGTGCTGAGAA from Candidatus Marsarchaeota archaeon harbors:
- a CDS encoding ABC-2 family transporter protein, whose protein sequence is MNGKYFSVFKVFLKNAMAYRAEIALDATFYMLSSLVMVIVWIAVYHFSALTSINGITISSMTVYLFAIGSIGFLSWPGVANVLESDMRSGEIASSLIRPIKYPYAAFIREIPENLIFSLAGTLPIFIIIYIIAGLHLTAMQVLMLAIEMMLAYLIINFIGFIIGSLSIYLTDIYGILSGVTWMFSLLGGGIMPLLLYPKLFYGILMLTPFPFLYYVPGGTFTGIITAAQLPGLVAEGAIWALVLFVVAVVIWRRVSRDINAVGV
- a CDS encoding MFS transporter is translated as MASWLTRDVLLISLSAFFADAGYQALIAGFPIFLVLYLRAPVYYLGIAMALAYGIGSVFAYYGGRLADRYGKKKIAILGNILIPVLSFTGFASFAAEAAAIFSAGWWARNFRTPARRAMIGDISSRLDKPKVYGFLNALDVGGGIVAVSYLALGIYLGVALKLIFLATAIPILISSLCLFLVSYKGLPSHGKRSKKSMPVKSAAKAVQAKAGPYKGVILATAIYGLSFYSMSFPVLTIAQQSTDLYGALSYAVFLLVSAAFGYVAGVFTRRVVRNLAVFGYFLAGIGSLIIGLSFHFGLGAVASYAGIFVIGIAVGTIETLEPTIVALAKTAASSGSGMGALTSSRSIGLFIANLALGFFYVLGPLYAYGFAAFMAMLAGIVLLAFGFKSKI
- a CDS encoding peptidylprolyl isomerase, with translation MEGKKTGMMQHKAAYVAIIVAVVAVLAIVAYAAASSSSPAVVKSGDIVSVYYTGSFTNGTVFNSNVGKAPFNFTVGSNEVIPGFQNAIIGMRVGENKTVTLPPSEAYGPVNNSLIISVPLSEFGNKTVQTGMVVTTQTGAQGIVTNVTTSNAIVDFNPLLAGKTLVFQIEVVKIKSS
- a CDS encoding ABC-2 family transporter protein, translated to MLESVSRNLKMYYASQKILWKDIAIYRTQFAVWIFVFMLSTVASVVTITIIYDVSSGVAGWSYYQMLVVSSLANMMIGMVLYNISPQRLAKTMRNGQFDQHILKPYNPVFTMLSLYGTKTSIGSVISGALVFGYAAYMAGVSAIGILGIIIIFALGVVSLTMFLLMITLISYTLFNSAGYMQWVANIASRAAQYPLTIYGLPGILLFTVGLPVGLAAFYPSALVFGKISPISIVLVVVIEAFTVAVYYYACKWLVKKYRSGGG